One genomic window of Pseudomonas sp. LFM046 includes the following:
- a CDS encoding ABC transporter substrate-binding protein, protein MYRATALLIASLSCTSAFAEKALTVVSYGGSLAEAQVESAHKPYTKATGIKVISEDYSGGIAPIKTQVDSQKVTWDVVDAELLNVYRACSTGLLERIDPKTLAPAPDGTPAEKDFIPGALSECGVASYVWSTVVAYNTNAFPGEKPTSLKDFFDVQRFPGKRALRKAPQVNLEWALMADGVPRDQVYATLETEEGLERAFRKLDTIKDQVVWWEAGAQPPQLLADGQVSLASAYSGRIVIASRKENQPFKIVWDGQVYDMEAWVMPAGNPNKAQAFDFLKFATQSSVLADQSNYIPYGPTRYSAQKLVSPEVQADLPTSPENFATALQVDSEWWGDHADELNERFNAWLAK, encoded by the coding sequence ATGTATCGAGCAACTGCGTTGTTGATTGCAAGCCTTTCCTGCACTTCTGCGTTTGCCGAAAAAGCGCTTACCGTGGTTTCTTATGGCGGCAGCCTCGCCGAAGCACAGGTGGAGTCGGCCCATAAGCCGTACACCAAGGCTACGGGTATCAAAGTGATCTCCGAGGACTACTCCGGTGGCATCGCTCCCATCAAAACCCAGGTTGACAGCCAAAAGGTGACTTGGGACGTGGTCGACGCGGAGCTGCTGAACGTCTACCGGGCCTGCAGCACCGGACTCCTTGAACGTATCGACCCGAAGACCCTGGCTCCGGCACCCGACGGAACTCCTGCGGAGAAAGATTTCATTCCCGGCGCACTCAGTGAATGCGGCGTTGCCAGCTATGTCTGGTCTACAGTGGTCGCCTACAACACCAACGCCTTCCCAGGTGAGAAACCAACCAGTCTGAAGGACTTCTTCGATGTCCAGCGGTTCCCCGGAAAGCGAGCGCTCCGTAAGGCTCCGCAGGTAAACCTGGAGTGGGCGCTGATGGCTGATGGAGTTCCGCGTGACCAGGTCTACGCGACGCTGGAGACCGAGGAAGGCCTGGAGCGAGCCTTCCGAAAGCTCGACACCATCAAAGATCAGGTTGTCTGGTGGGAGGCGGGGGCACAGCCGCCGCAGTTGCTGGCCGACGGCCAAGTCAGCCTGGCGTCCGCCTACAGCGGTCGTATCGTGATCGCAAGCCGCAAAGAAAATCAGCCTTTCAAGATCGTTTGGGATGGCCAGGTCTATGACATGGAAGCCTGGGTAATGCCTGCAGGTAATCCGAATAAGGCGCAGGCGTTCGACTTCCTCAAGTTCGCCACTCAGAGCTCGGTGTTAGCTGATCAGTCTAACTACATCCCCTACGGACCGACGCGCTACTCCGCCCAGAAGCTCGTCAGCCCTGAAGTCCAGGCAGACCTCCCGACCAGCCCCGAGAACTTCGCCACGGCGCTGCAGGTTGACTCCGAATGGTGGGGCGATCACGCCGATGAGCTGAACGAGCGCTTCAACGCTTGGTTGGCGAAATAA
- a CDS encoding ABC transporter ATP-binding protein encodes MDSQSFVSFRNVQKSYDGESLVVKNFNLEIEQGEFVTMLGPSGSGKTTCLMMLAGFETVTHGQICIDRKPVNDIAPQKRGIGMVFQNYALFPHMTIEENLAFPLKVRNLSRSEIQERVRKALDMVALGKLGSRMPAQLSGGQKQRVALARALIFEPRLVLMDEPLGALDKQLREQMQYEIKRLSKQLGITVVYVTHDQSEALTMSDRIAVFNEGIVQQLANPSDLYEKPETAFVASFIGENNRLHGEVVEQQDGYCTVRVGEHMVKALAVKVAGVGAPATLSIRPERILINPGQWECENRMPARILEVIYHGDHLRARLELAGHQEFIVKVVNAAGMACPSLGERIYVGWAVEDCRALDA; translated from the coding sequence ATGGATTCACAATCTTTTGTCAGCTTCCGCAATGTCCAGAAGAGCTACGACGGTGAGTCGCTCGTCGTGAAAAATTTCAATCTGGAGATCGAGCAAGGTGAGTTCGTCACCATGCTCGGGCCGTCGGGCTCAGGCAAGACCACTTGCCTGATGATGCTGGCGGGATTCGAGACTGTCACCCACGGGCAGATCTGCATCGACCGCAAGCCGGTCAACGACATCGCCCCGCAGAAGCGTGGCATCGGCATGGTCTTCCAGAACTACGCGCTGTTCCCGCACATGACCATCGAGGAAAACCTGGCCTTCCCGCTGAAGGTGCGCAACCTATCCCGCAGCGAGATCCAGGAGAGGGTCCGCAAGGCCTTGGACATGGTCGCGCTGGGCAAGCTTGGCAGCCGTATGCCGGCCCAGCTTTCCGGCGGACAGAAGCAGCGAGTGGCATTGGCTCGCGCGTTAATCTTCGAACCGCGTCTGGTGCTGATGGACGAACCTCTCGGCGCGCTCGACAAGCAGCTGCGCGAGCAGATGCAGTACGAGATCAAGCGTCTCTCCAAGCAACTGGGCATCACGGTGGTGTACGTCACCCACGATCAGAGTGAGGCGCTGACCATGTCCGACCGCATCGCTGTGTTCAACGAGGGCATCGTGCAGCAACTGGCCAACCCGTCAGATCTCTACGAGAAGCCGGAGACCGCTTTCGTCGCTAGCTTCATCGGCGAGAACAATCGCCTACACGGCGAGGTTGTCGAGCAGCAGGACGGATACTGCACCGTGCGGGTTGGTGAACACATGGTGAAAGCGCTAGCGGTAAAGGTGGCGGGCGTAGGTGCACCGGCCACGCTGTCGATTCGCCCGGAGCGGATCCTGATCAATCCGGGGCAGTGGGAGTGCGAGAACCGCATGCCTGCACGCATCCTGGAAGTGATTTATCACGGCGATCACCTACGCGCACGACTGGAGTTGGCCGGGCACCAGGAGTTCATTGTCAAAGTAGTGAATGCTGCCGGCATGGCCTGCCCGAGCCTGGGCGAAAGGATCTACGTTGGTTGGGCCGTTGAGGACTGCCGGGCACTGGACGCCTGA
- a CDS encoding ABC transporter permease — translation MSSSYPVNPTLDAVSVELGQASLKNKLAQAERINKTRSFLLVLPLLAFIVVFFLLPIGNMLIRSVQNTTMSTYMPQTTQALQAWDGEAIPSEQVFSVLGKEMLSLAREQQLDRVGTDLNRVKSGLKSLISKTARELGKAPPLQGAYASSMMRIDGRWGKLDTWTQLKSMAPAYSAIHYLSALDLQYDDRGNVVRQPESRQIYVDVLLKTLAITFGITVLCMILGYPLAYMLATLPAKISNVLMILVLLPFWTSLLVRTTAWMVILQSNGVLNSTLLKLGLIGQPLDLMFNMWGTVIAMTHILLPFMVLPMYSVMKSIDSTYIRAAHSMGASSFRTFFRIYFPLSLPGLSAGGILVFILAIGYYITPALVGGRTGQVISNFIAYHMQTSLNWGLAAAIGSILLMIVLLLYWLYDRVVGISNMKLG, via the coding sequence ATGAGCAGTTCGTACCCAGTGAATCCGACACTCGACGCTGTGAGCGTGGAACTCGGCCAGGCGAGCCTGAAGAACAAGCTTGCGCAGGCAGAGCGCATCAACAAGACCCGGTCATTCCTCCTGGTCCTGCCGTTGCTGGCGTTCATCGTAGTGTTCTTCCTCTTGCCGATCGGCAACATGCTGATCCGCAGCGTTCAGAACACCACAATGTCGACCTACATGCCGCAAACCACGCAGGCTCTGCAGGCTTGGGACGGTGAAGCAATACCCTCGGAGCAGGTGTTCTCCGTGCTAGGCAAGGAGATGCTGAGCCTTGCGCGGGAACAGCAACTCGACCGCGTCGGCACGGACCTGAATCGTGTCAAAAGTGGACTGAAGAGCCTGATCAGTAAAACAGCGCGTGAACTGGGTAAGGCGCCGCCGCTACAGGGCGCTTATGCCTCCAGCATGATGAGGATCGACGGTCGCTGGGGCAAGCTGGACACCTGGACCCAGCTCAAGAGCATGGCGCCGGCTTACTCCGCAATCCACTATCTGTCCGCACTCGACCTCCAGTATGACGACCGCGGCAATGTGGTACGGCAGCCTGAGTCCAGGCAGATCTACGTCGATGTGCTACTGAAGACCCTGGCCATCACATTCGGCATCACCGTGCTGTGCATGATCTTGGGCTACCCGCTGGCCTACATGCTCGCCACGCTGCCGGCAAAGATCAGCAATGTCTTGATGATTCTGGTGCTGCTGCCGTTCTGGACCTCGTTGCTGGTCCGCACCACCGCCTGGATGGTGATCCTGCAGTCCAATGGGGTGCTAAACAGCACGCTGCTCAAGCTCGGCCTCATCGGACAGCCGCTCGACCTCATGTTCAACATGTGGGGCACCGTGATTGCCATGACGCACATCTTGCTGCCGTTCATGGTGCTGCCGATGTACAGCGTGATGAAAAGCATCGACAGCACTTACATCCGGGCCGCGCACTCAATGGGGGCCAGCTCGTTCCGTACCTTCTTCCGCATCTATTTCCCGCTGTCGCTGCCTGGACTGAGCGCTGGCGGCATCCTCGTGTTCATCCTGGCCATCGGGTACTACATCACTCCAGCTCTGGTCGGTGGGCGCACGGGGCAAGTCATCAGCAACTTCATCGCCTACCACATGCAGACCTCCCTCAACTGGGGCCTGGCCGCCGCCATCGGCAGCATCCTGCTGATGATCGTTCTGCTGCTCTATTGGCTCTATGACCGTGTCGTCGGCATCAGCAACATGAAACTGGGGTAA
- a CDS encoding ABC transporter permease yields the protein MSLPSYTGPLGRMWFYSVRGFASLVLLFLVLPILVVTPLSFNVEPYFSFTSGMLSLDPDAFSLRWYHQLLEDPLWLLSFKNSLLIAVCSTAIATGLGTLAALGLSRSNLPFKGLLMGTLISPMIVPVIISSAGMYFFYSTLGIAQSHLGIILAHAVLGIPFVIITVTATLVGFDHSLTRAASSLGASPAYTFFRVTFPIIRPGIISGALFALVTSFDEAVVVLFLGGVEQRTIPRQMWSGMREQISPTILAAATLLILGSVLLLVAIEVMRRRSLRLRGIKE from the coding sequence ATGAGCCTTCCAAGCTACACCGGCCCGCTGGGGCGCATGTGGTTCTACAGCGTTCGTGGCTTCGCCTCGCTGGTTCTGTTGTTTCTCGTGTTGCCGATCCTCGTCGTCACGCCATTGTCGTTCAACGTTGAGCCGTACTTCAGCTTCACCAGCGGGATGCTCAGCCTCGATCCCGACGCGTTCTCACTGCGCTGGTATCACCAGTTGCTCGAGGACCCGTTGTGGTTGTTGTCCTTCAAGAACAGCCTGCTCATTGCGGTCTGCTCCACCGCTATTGCAACGGGATTGGGAACCCTGGCAGCTCTAGGACTGAGTCGGTCGAACCTGCCCTTCAAAGGCCTGCTGATGGGGACACTTATCTCGCCGATGATTGTTCCGGTGATCATCTCGTCCGCGGGAATGTACTTTTTCTACAGCACGCTCGGCATTGCCCAGAGCCACCTGGGTATCATCCTGGCGCATGCGGTGTTGGGCATTCCGTTCGTGATCATCACCGTCACCGCGACCCTGGTCGGATTTGATCATTCTCTGACTCGCGCTGCTTCCAGCCTTGGTGCGTCACCGGCCTACACCTTCTTCAGGGTCACCTTTCCGATCATTCGACCGGGGATCATTTCGGGAGCCCTGTTCGCGCTGGTCACTTCGTTCGATGAGGCCGTAGTCGTGCTGTTCCTAGGTGGTGTGGAGCAACGCACCATCCCACGGCAAATGTGGTCGGGCATGCGCGAGCAGATCAGCCCGACCATCCTTGCGGCCGCCACCTTGCTCATACTCGGCTCCGTGTTGCTTCTGGTCGCAATTGAGGTCATGCGGCGGCGTTCTCTACGCTTGAGGGGTATCAAGGAGTAG
- a CDS encoding IS3 family transposase (programmed frameshift) — protein sequence MTTSKDKTIEVLGQERRRRWSVEEKLAMVRESLEPGQSVSVVARRNGINPNQLFHWRKLYQDGSLSAVSAGEAVVPASELADALKQIRELQRMLGKKTMEAEILKEAVEIARSRKLDCALTLVAGGRPVKVVSESLGVARSQLTARLKQPAPGLRPRRRRAFNDVTLVEQIQQAVGALPSYGYRRVWGLLRRQHEQQALPPVNVKRVYRVMRDHDLLLERRRKQPGVARRHEGRVAVDTSNTRWCSDGFEFRCEDGDKLRVTFALDCCDREAISWVASPHGYSGDDVRDVMLEAVEQRFGSELPAAPVQWLSDNGSAYTAEQTRAFARQIGLLPLTTPVCSPQSNGMAESFVKTMKRDYIRHMPKPDRATALRNLAIAFEHYNEEHPHSALNYRSPREFRRLAEAST from the exons ATGACTACCAGCAAAGACAAAACCATCGAAGTACTCGGCCAGGAGCGGCGGCGCCGCTGGAGCGTCGAGGAAAAACTGGCCATGGTGCGCGAGAGTCTCGAGCCCGGGCAAAGCGTCTCGGTGGTGGCCCGGCGCAACGGCATCAACCCCAACCAACTGTTCCACTGGCGCAAGCTCTACCAGGACGGCAGCCTGTCGGCGGTCAGTGCCGGTGAAGCGGTGGTGCCCGCCTCCGAGTTGGCCGATGCGCTGAAGCAGATCCGCGAACTGCAACGGATGCTGGGCAAGAAGACCATGGAGGCCGAGATCCTCAAGGAAGCGGTGGAGATCGCCCGCTCGCGAAAAT TGGATTGCGCACTCACCCTTGTTGCCGGGGGACGACCAGTGAAGGTGGTCAGTGAGAGTCTCGGTGTGGCGCGCTCGCAATTGACGGCTCGACTCAAACAACCCGCTCCAGGGCTGCGGCCTCGTCGGCGCCGAGCGTTCAACGATGTGACCTTGGTCGAGCAGATCCAGCAGGCAGTCGGCGCCCTGCCCAGCTATGGCTATCGTCGGGTCTGGGGTCTGTTGCGTCGGCAGCATGAGCAACAGGCCCTGCCACCGGTCAACGTGAAGCGGGTTTACCGCGTCATGCGTGATCACGATCTGTTGCTGGAACGCCGGCGTAAGCAGCCGGGTGTGGCGCGGCGTCACGAAGGTCGTGTCGCCGTGGATACAAGCAACACCCGCTGGTGTTCGGATGGCTTCGAGTTCCGCTGCGAGGATGGTGACAAACTGCGCGTGACCTTCGCTCTGGACTGCTGCGACCGCGAAGCCATCAGCTGGGTAGCCAGCCCACACGGCTACAGTGGCGACGATGTCCGCGACGTGATGCTGGAAGCCGTCGAGCAACGCTTCGGTAGCGAGCTGCCTGCGGCGCCGGTGCAATGGCTGAGCGATAACGGCTCGGCCTATACCGCCGAACAGACCCGGGCCTTTGCCCGGCAGATCGGCCTGCTACCTCTGACAACACCGGTGTGCAGCCCACAGAGCAACGGGATGGCGGAGAGCTTCGTGAAGACCATGAAGCGCGACTATATCCGCCACATGCCCAAGCCCGACCGAGCGACGGCCCTGCGCAACCTGGCCATCGCCTTCGAGCATTACAACGAGGAACATCCGCACAGCGCACTGAACTACCGCTCACCTCGGGAGTTCAGACGCTTGGCTGAGGCATCAACTTAA
- a CDS encoding Y-family DNA polymerase, translating to MASADHSRAIALIDCNSFYASCERVFRPDLVRTPIVVLSNNDGCVIARSADAKPFVKMGEPYFQIKNTLRRHGILAFSSNYALYGDMSERVMTLLEEMAPTVEIYSIDECFADLTGLPGDLVRVGREMRARVLRCTGIPVGVGIGSSKTLAKLANYGAKKWQQQTGGVLDIRDPARRDRLLRICEVSDVWGIGRRMTAHLNEMGIKTAWDLAHADAWTLRNKFSVVVEKTARELRGIACLELEDAAPPKQEICCSRMFGKRLHDLAPIREAVATYAARACEKLRAQGSMCKQVRVSIRTGMFNPDEPKFAKGVAVELPYPTDDTRLITKAAAEGLEIVYRPGYAFRKAEVLLMDLRQPGEFTLDLFAPVQSERASKTMAVMDAINSRWGRGTVRPGGVPAAPDWGMRRELMRLSYTTRLDQLWEVGRHDQKM from the coding sequence ATGGCAAGCGCTGATCACTCCAGGGCCATCGCCCTGATCGACTGCAACTCGTTCTATGCCAGCTGTGAGCGGGTATTCCGGCCTGACCTCGTGCGCACGCCCATCGTCGTGCTGTCGAACAATGACGGCTGCGTGATTGCGCGCAGCGCGGACGCCAAGCCATTCGTGAAGATGGGCGAGCCATACTTCCAGATCAAGAACACCCTGCGCCGCCATGGCATCCTGGCCTTCTCCAGCAATTACGCGCTCTACGGCGACATGAGTGAGCGGGTCATGACGCTGCTCGAGGAGATGGCACCGACGGTGGAGATCTACAGCATCGACGAATGCTTCGCCGACCTGACGGGGTTGCCGGGTGACCTGGTGCGCGTTGGCCGCGAGATGCGTGCTCGGGTACTGCGCTGCACGGGTATCCCGGTTGGGGTCGGCATCGGCAGCTCCAAGACTCTGGCCAAATTAGCGAACTATGGCGCGAAGAAATGGCAGCAACAAACCGGCGGTGTACTGGATATCCGCGATCCTGCACGGCGTGATCGATTGCTCAGGATCTGCGAGGTGAGCGATGTGTGGGGCATTGGCCGGCGCATGACCGCGCACCTCAATGAGATGGGAATCAAGACTGCCTGGGACCTGGCCCACGCCGACGCCTGGACACTGCGAAACAAGTTTAGCGTGGTGGTAGAGAAGACTGCACGCGAGCTGCGCGGCATCGCTTGCCTGGAACTGGAAGACGCTGCACCACCGAAGCAGGAGATCTGCTGCAGCCGGATGTTTGGAAAACGTCTGCACGACTTAGCACCGATCCGCGAGGCGGTGGCTACCTATGCGGCGCGGGCCTGCGAAAAGCTCCGTGCTCAGGGCTCAATGTGCAAGCAAGTACGCGTGAGCATCCGCACCGGCATGTTCAATCCAGACGAACCCAAGTTTGCCAAGGGCGTGGCGGTGGAGTTGCCTTACCCCACCGACGACACTCGCCTGATCACCAAGGCCGCGGCGGAGGGCCTGGAGATCGTGTACCGACCCGGCTACGCCTTCAGAAAGGCCGAGGTGCTGCTGATGGATCTGCGACAGCCTGGCGAGTTCACTCTCGATCTGTTTGCCCCGGTCCAGTCTGAACGGGCCAGCAAGACCATGGCCGTGATGGATGCCATTAACTCGCGATGGGGGCGTGGAACGGTCCGACCAGGTGGCGTGCCCGCAGCGCCGGACTGGGGCATGCGGCGAGAACTGATGAGGCTGAGCTATACAACCCGCCTCGATCAGCTCTGGGAGGTCGGCAGACACGACCAGAAAATGTGA
- the umuD gene encoding translesion error-prone DNA polymerase V autoproteolytic subunit gives MTLDVVARLVARSCRLPLYSFRVPAGFPSPAQDHLERTISLDEILNIRAPQTYLVRCAGDSMVGAGIHDGDLMVVDRSKQAVPGDIVIAAVNGEPTVKRLKKDGEQWVLCPENPRYASRYILEGDELLFWGVVDYSIRCHGKR, from the coding sequence ATTACTTTGGATGTTGTTGCGCGCCTAGTCGCACGTAGTTGCCGACTCCCGCTCTATTCGTTTCGCGTGCCGGCCGGCTTTCCCTCTCCCGCCCAGGATCACCTGGAGCGGACTATTTCGCTCGATGAGATCCTGAACATTCGAGCGCCCCAGACTTACCTGGTTCGATGCGCGGGAGACAGCATGGTCGGCGCCGGCATTCATGACGGCGACCTCATGGTGGTGGATCGCTCGAAGCAGGCGGTACCAGGCGACATCGTGATTGCTGCCGTGAATGGCGAGCCGACGGTGAAGCGGCTGAAGAAGGACGGTGAGCAGTGGGTCCTCTGTCCGGAGAATCCTCGATATGCCTCACGCTACATCTTGGAGGGGGACGAGTTGCTGTTCTGGGGCGTGGTCGACTACAGCATTCGTTGCCATGGCAAGCGCTGA
- a CDS encoding SOS response-associated peptidase encodes MCGRYVSPSDRAIEDYWHIGARNSGGWVQSFNVAPTTQVPLLRLDQQGELELRAARWGLIPFWWKQPKPPAFGFNARSEEAAAKPMWRESLRTHRCLMPAQGWYEWNERQHTWSRSGRKVNQPYYHHALDNSVLAVAGIWSTWCNTHGEEVLSCALLTKDALGPVAAVHHRMPVILAPEQFDLWLSPDTTTEQVHSAIALSRQDLAAYPVTTDVGNTRNNFPELIEPVSEPRIDESMGPR; translated from the coding sequence ATGTGCGGCCGGTACGTGAGCCCATCAGATCGAGCGATTGAAGACTACTGGCATATCGGCGCTCGGAATTCGGGCGGCTGGGTCCAATCATTCAACGTGGCACCGACCACCCAGGTGCCGTTGCTACGCTTGGACCAACAGGGCGAACTCGAGCTGCGCGCGGCGCGTTGGGGTCTGATTCCTTTCTGGTGGAAACAACCAAAGCCGCCAGCTTTCGGCTTCAACGCGCGCAGCGAGGAAGCAGCGGCGAAACCCATGTGGCGTGAAAGTCTGCGCACTCATCGCTGCCTGATGCCGGCGCAGGGCTGGTACGAATGGAATGAGCGACAACACACATGGAGCCGCTCCGGCCGCAAGGTCAACCAGCCGTACTACCACCATGCCCTGGATAACTCAGTGCTGGCGGTTGCCGGCATCTGGTCCACCTGGTGCAATACGCATGGTGAGGAGGTACTTTCCTGCGCCTTGCTGACCAAAGATGCCCTCGGTCCGGTGGCAGCCGTTCACCACCGTATGCCGGTCATCCTGGCGCCGGAGCAGTTCGATCTCTGGCTGTCTCCCGACACCACGACCGAACAAGTTCATAGCGCCATTGCCCTCAGCCGCCAGGACCTCGCTGCTTATCCCGTCACCACAGATGTCGGCAACACCCGGAACAATTTCCCCGAGCTAATCGAGCCCGTATCGGAGCCGCGAATCGATGAATCGATGGGGCCCCGATAG
- a CDS encoding SH3 domain-containing protein yields MDDHRTITSLLGGTTSMRDLDVDTVALVLNSISRLSASLRTNEGAEKTLSKHYHYYYSDDSFTRPAQRLASAAIRQLLKNPKFHKGIEEAGGAPQGNFESTLAGIFAASISSESVDSFVSALTTRLQQDAPKPPTQHVHLHGFEATEFGTPTITTASPTTAQNPSVTVTTVTSPTLPIASNSIPTWVWFFLLMLLQVLVNWNVAREGLADILGRLPPNGVLAELRKELRVQLSGKPGDYRLVKGDRVNLRAGPSMKAEALIQLNKGDLVAVLGKEDRTWLNVLYKKDGVLIEGYMSTKYLKRTRP; encoded by the coding sequence ATGGATGATCACAGAACGATAACGTCGCTGCTGGGCGGTACTACCTCCATGCGGGATCTCGACGTGGATACGGTAGCGCTGGTCCTGAATTCGATTTCGCGCTTGAGCGCTTCCCTGCGTACCAATGAGGGCGCAGAGAAAACGCTGTCCAAGCACTATCACTACTACTACTCCGACGACAGCTTCACCAGGCCAGCCCAGCGCTTGGCGTCCGCCGCCATCAGGCAATTGCTGAAGAACCCAAAATTCCACAAGGGCATCGAGGAAGCCGGCGGGGCTCCACAGGGTAACTTTGAATCGACGCTGGCCGGCATCTTCGCCGCCTCGATTTCCTCGGAGTCCGTGGACAGCTTTGTAAGCGCACTTACGACACGCCTGCAGCAGGATGCTCCGAAACCACCGACCCAGCACGTCCATCTCCACGGATTCGAAGCGACTGAGTTCGGTACCCCTACGATCACAACTGCCAGTCCCACGACTGCTCAGAACCCCAGCGTTACCGTCACCACGGTTACCAGTCCCACGCTGCCTATTGCATCCAACTCCATTCCTACATGGGTTTGGTTTTTCCTTCTGATGCTGCTCCAGGTGCTGGTGAACTGGAATGTCGCGCGAGAGGGGCTGGCCGACATCCTTGGCCGGTTGCCGCCCAACGGAGTCTTGGCGGAATTGCGCAAGGAACTCCGAGTCCAGTTGAGCGGTAAGCCTGGCGACTACCGGCTGGTCAAAGGCGATCGTGTGAACCTGCGCGCCGGACCTTCGATGAAGGCAGAAGCACTCATCCAGCTCAACAAAGGGGATCTGGTTGCTGTGCTGGGAAAAGAGGACCGTACCTGGTTAAACGTCCTTTACAAGAAGGACGGCGTCTTGATTGAAGGTTACATGTCAACCAAGTACCTGAAGCGCACCCGACCATAG
- a CDS encoding C1 family peptidase produces the protein MMPLTYPSDQQEAELREQAERLRAAYATFAKPTPEPYEPSKWKELKGYVEFALERPPKAYDLREHVSIPPVKFQGGCNSCTSFAAAAAIEIATIITYGTQAPDVAAQHMHTCVVHRGNNNPKEICSFGIEPRRLLMLLEEIGYAVSLSDATPFPSMSCPAVGIYATLQGFSDVPLAAARTRLTQEPIVTDMYVWDDFFDYTTNRAPSYSPNMALGVPRLHSVCVVGYTPDAWTIKNSLGTNWGDGTGFGRIKMGTCGLLTDNPPGELAPRPAYTVQV, from the coding sequence ATGATGCCTCTCACCTATCCCAGTGATCAGCAGGAAGCGGAGCTTCGTGAACAGGCGGAGCGCTTGCGGGCTGCTTACGCAACCTTTGCCAAACCGACACCGGAGCCCTACGAGCCGTCGAAGTGGAAGGAACTAAAGGGCTATGTCGAATTCGCGCTGGAGCGTCCGCCCAAAGCCTACGATTTGCGTGAGCACGTATCGATCCCGCCCGTAAAATTCCAGGGTGGCTGCAACAGCTGCACGAGCTTCGCGGCAGCGGCGGCCATAGAGATCGCGACGATCATCACGTACGGCACGCAGGCACCCGATGTTGCCGCGCAGCATATGCACACGTGCGTTGTGCATCGTGGAAACAACAACCCAAAGGAGATTTGCTCTTTCGGAATTGAGCCTCGGCGATTGCTGATGCTCCTGGAGGAAATCGGGTATGCAGTCTCGCTTTCCGATGCGACTCCCTTCCCGTCGATGTCCTGTCCTGCCGTCGGCATCTACGCCACATTGCAGGGATTCTCTGACGTACCGTTAGCGGCCGCGCGAACTCGCCTCACACAAGAGCCGATTGTCACCGACATGTATGTTTGGGATGACTTCTTCGACTACACCACGAATCGTGCGCCAAGCTATTCGCCGAACATGGCCCTAGGTGTGCCGAGGCTGCATTCTGTATGCGTGGTGGGCTACACGCCGGATGCATGGACGATCAAGAACAGCCTCGGCACCAATTGGGGGGATGGCACGGGGTTCGGCCGCATCAAAATGGGCACCTGCGGGCTTCTCACCGACAACCCGCCTGGTGAGTTGGCACCTAGACCGGCTTACACGGTGCAGGTCTGA
- a CDS encoding WYL domain-containing protein, whose product MSAANLQPTLTRGVFSEYQRLIGAAGSLDAISAGVPFESSQLDATAILPTPFSRLHRAMRLGLCVKLVYRSMNNPEAHERLIRPHSLIQAGPRWHLRAYCEKAGDYRDFNRGRISAVSLADDRMLPGVEQDQNWHRMVSVRLVPHRGLSAEQAQMVREEYMGGPLRSCSMSGHPSPNT is encoded by the coding sequence GTGAGTGCGGCGAACCTTCAACCGACACTGACGCGCGGCGTGTTTAGCGAGTACCAGCGGCTTATCGGAGCTGCTGGATCCCTGGATGCGATTTCCGCCGGCGTCCCTTTTGAGAGCTCGCAACTCGATGCCACGGCCATTCTCCCCACACCGTTTTCGCGGCTTCATCGTGCGATGCGTCTGGGGCTCTGCGTGAAGCTGGTGTATCGCTCGATGAACAACCCAGAGGCTCACGAACGGCTGATTCGTCCCCACTCGTTGATTCAAGCGGGACCGCGATGGCACCTGCGGGCCTACTGCGAGAAAGCGGGTGATTATCGGGATTTCAACCGGGGGCGGATCTCGGCCGTCAGCCTGGCGGACGATCGGATGTTGCCGGGCGTCGAGCAGGATCAAAACTGGCACCGAATGGTTTCGGTGCGCTTGGTCCCGCACAGAGGCCTCTCCGCCGAGCAGGCGCAAATGGTGCGCGAGGAATACATGGGGGGACCACTGCGATCGTGTTCAATGTCCGGGCATCCCTCGCCAAATACGTAA